In the Pseudolabrys taiwanensis genome, one interval contains:
- a CDS encoding LysR family transcriptional regulator translates to MTTKARRAPSRSLRNRLRMRQLELLAALDHAPTLSAAAREVNLSQPAASKLLHTLAVDLGVTLFERAGRSLRPTAAGRALLRRAATFVGDLDRAQGELDAIEAGLIGSISLGAGVGSCYALVPRALDSLLGSAPNISVRVREGTIEELLGGLRGGRFDLIVGRLDLSGADRALVVEELYNPSTNIVCGPRHPLARGSRPSWDEVLAYDWILPETGTPMRNGVEALFGRLRQHPKRALIESSSIQTNVALMAERDLLWVLSSDIADYFAKLGALRIVKLPRLAGPSPVVMAHTRERGLSPAAQRLVDCFKRAARDLRSAKK, encoded by the coding sequence ATGACGACCAAAGCCCGCCGCGCCCCCAGCCGCAGCCTGCGCAACCGCTTGCGGATGCGACAGCTCGAACTCCTGGCGGCTCTCGATCATGCACCGACGCTCAGCGCGGCGGCCCGCGAAGTGAACCTCTCGCAGCCGGCCGCGTCCAAGCTGCTCCACACGTTAGCGGTCGATCTCGGTGTGACGCTGTTCGAGCGGGCAGGGCGCAGTTTGCGGCCGACGGCGGCCGGGCGTGCGCTGCTGCGCCGCGCCGCGACCTTCGTCGGCGATCTCGACCGGGCCCAGGGCGAGTTGGATGCAATCGAGGCGGGGCTTATCGGGTCGATCAGCCTCGGCGCGGGCGTCGGCTCCTGTTATGCCCTGGTGCCGCGCGCGCTCGACAGTTTGCTGGGCAGCGCGCCCAATATCTCCGTGCGTGTCCGTGAAGGCACGATCGAGGAACTGCTTGGAGGCCTGCGCGGCGGGCGCTTCGACCTGATCGTCGGCCGGCTCGACCTCAGCGGCGCGGATCGGGCTCTGGTCGTCGAAGAGCTGTACAATCCATCAACCAACATCGTCTGCGGCCCGCGCCATCCGCTCGCGCGCGGATCGCGTCCGAGCTGGGACGAGGTCTTGGCCTACGACTGGATACTGCCCGAAACCGGCACGCCCATGCGCAATGGCGTGGAAGCGCTGTTTGGGCGTCTGCGCCAGCATCCCAAGCGTGCGCTGATCGAATCGTCCTCGATCCAGACCAATGTGGCGCTGATGGCCGAGCGCGATCTGCTGTGGGTGCTGTCGTCCGATATTGCCGACTACTTCGCCAAGCTCGGCGCGCTCCGCATCGTGAAACTGCCGCGCCTGGCCGGGCCATCGCCTGTCGTAATGGCGCACACGCGCGAGCGCGGTCTGTCGCCGGCCGCGCAACGGTTGGTCGATTGCTTCAAGCGGGCAGCCCGCGATTTGCGCAGCGCCAAAAAATAA
- a CDS encoding SCO family protein yields MTARAKHFLLVLAAFAAGLAVFLAVFLYATGQLTGGRAPAVSAIGGPFQLVDQNGKQVTDQDLKGKPTLIFFGYTHCPDVCPTTLFEVSEVLRALGPDADRMAAYFITVDPERDTQAAMKDYLSSFDPHLRALTGDRAAIDVAEKAYRVYAKKIPTDGGDYTMDHTALVYLMDKQGRFVAPFSLKRSPEEAATELRRYM; encoded by the coding sequence ATGACCGCGCGCGCCAAGCATTTCTTGCTCGTTCTTGCCGCTTTTGCCGCCGGGTTGGCGGTTTTTCTCGCTGTTTTCCTTTACGCGACAGGCCAGCTGACGGGCGGCCGCGCTCCCGCGGTGAGCGCCATCGGCGGCCCTTTCCAGCTCGTCGACCAGAACGGCAAGCAGGTGACCGATCAAGACCTGAAGGGAAAGCCGACGCTGATCTTCTTCGGTTACACGCATTGTCCGGATGTCTGCCCGACCACGCTGTTTGAGGTCTCTGAAGTGCTGCGGGCGCTCGGTCCGGACGCTGACCGGATGGCCGCCTACTTCATTACCGTCGATCCTGAGCGCGATACGCAGGCCGCCATGAAGGACTATCTGTCGAGCTTCGATCCACATTTACGGGCCTTGACCGGGGATCGTGCGGCGATCGACGTCGCCGAGAAGGCATATCGGGTCTACGCCAAGAAGATCCCGACAGACGGCGGCGACTACACCATGGATCACACGGCGCTCGTCTACTTGATGGACAAGCAAGGCCGCTTTGTCGCGCCGTTCAGTTTGAAGCGTAGCCCCGAAGAGGCTGCAACCGAATTGCGTCGTTACATGTAG
- a CDS encoding polysaccharide deacetylase family protein, giving the protein MRNALAMAAAISLSLAAGSAWAQNAPAQAPAATQAKCDNPNALGVARIVQIDTTGGPGFGFEHFKAYDFLRDKEVVLTFDDGPWPGHTPAVLKALADECTKALFFPIGKHAGWYPEILKQVAAGGHTIGSHTWSHKDLSRLSTEEATAEIEKGIAAVSIGLGNKPTAPFFRFPALRHPPELVKYLGERNVGIFSTDLDSFDFKMRKPDQVVKSVMTKLEKHGKGIILMHDFQQATAHAAADLLKQLKEKGYKVVQIVGKTPLEPKKEYVDMVMKEIGGGLETARPMSSVIQTIEGN; this is encoded by the coding sequence ATGCGTAACGCTTTGGCGATGGCCGCAGCAATTTCACTGTCGTTAGCGGCCGGCAGTGCCTGGGCGCAGAATGCTCCAGCTCAAGCTCCCGCCGCCACGCAGGCGAAATGCGACAATCCTAATGCGCTCGGTGTCGCGCGCATCGTTCAGATCGACACTACCGGCGGTCCGGGCTTCGGCTTTGAGCACTTCAAGGCTTACGACTTCCTGCGCGACAAAGAGGTCGTGCTGACGTTCGACGACGGTCCGTGGCCGGGCCACACGCCGGCCGTGCTGAAGGCTCTGGCCGATGAATGCACGAAGGCGTTGTTCTTCCCGATCGGCAAGCATGCCGGCTGGTACCCTGAAATTCTCAAGCAGGTCGCGGCCGGAGGACACACGATCGGCTCGCACACCTGGTCGCATAAGGACCTGTCGCGCTTGTCGACGGAAGAAGCCACCGCCGAAATCGAAAAGGGCATCGCGGCCGTCAGCATCGGCCTCGGCAACAAGCCGACCGCACCGTTCTTCCGCTTTCCTGCTCTGCGCCACCCGCCGGAGCTCGTGAAGTATCTCGGCGAGCGCAATGTCGGCATCTTCTCCACCGACCTCGACTCGTTCGACTTCAAGATGCGTAAGCCCGACCAGGTCGTGAAGTCGGTGATGACCAAGCTGGAAAAGCACGGCAAGGGCATCATCCTGATGCACGACTTCCAGCAGGCAACCGCCCATGCGGCGGCCGATCTGCTCAAGCAGCTCAAGGAAAAGGGCTACAAGGTCGTGCAGATCGTCGGCAAGACGCCGCTCGAGCCGAAGAAGGAATATGTCGACATGGTCATGAAGGAGATCGGCGGCGGCCTCGAGACCGCTCGGCCGATGTCCAGCGTCATCCAGACCATCGAAGGCAACTAA
- a CDS encoding glutamine synthetase family protein, translating to MASPQGFIEKHGLWTDAQQARAAEIKRRLDGGHIKLVRVAWADPHGASRAKTVTAGAFIGALTSGYNINVATTTLDSAGARTFASFTRGGGMGLTEMTGSPNLTIVPDPLTFRVLPWAEDIGWVLCDEYFNGGTPYHFSPRQLLKRQLKRLADRGMECRIGLEVEWYLLKPLEDLSDDHVGAPGVRGRALRTAPIEPGLSYHSETNFDLMQPALSIMADAYEKLGLPLRSIENEWGPGQVECTFAPKTALETADNMLLFRTATRQVARRLGLFATFMTRPAVKGCVSSGWHLHQSLVDVDGRNLFMPGANERHLSSLGKTWLGGLIEKAAPASLFSCPTVNGYRRYRPSSLAPDRACWSYDHRGVMLRVLGGPNDPATRIENRAGEPMANPYLFIASQIIAGLDGVDNKRDPGPSEEEPYTADRPKLPVTLGDALKLASGDALYRAEFGPVFMDYYTRFKGTELGRFETFLAERGIPAGNDTTEWEQNEYFDFF from the coding sequence ATGGCGTCTCCGCAAGGTTTCATCGAGAAGCACGGTCTGTGGACCGATGCACAACAAGCGCGGGCGGCGGAGATCAAGCGGCGCCTCGACGGCGGCCACATCAAGCTCGTCCGCGTCGCCTGGGCTGACCCGCATGGCGCCTCACGCGCCAAAACAGTGACCGCCGGGGCTTTCATCGGCGCCCTCACCAGCGGCTACAACATCAACGTCGCGACCACGACATTGGACTCGGCCGGCGCACGCACCTTCGCCTCGTTCACGCGCGGCGGCGGCATGGGCCTTACCGAGATGACCGGCTCGCCCAACCTCACCATCGTGCCGGACCCGTTGACGTTCCGTGTGCTGCCCTGGGCGGAAGACATCGGCTGGGTGCTGTGCGACGAGTACTTCAACGGTGGTACGCCCTATCACTTCTCGCCACGGCAACTGCTGAAGAGGCAACTCAAGCGTCTCGCCGACCGCGGCATGGAATGTCGTATCGGACTCGAGGTCGAGTGGTATTTGCTCAAGCCGCTCGAGGACCTGAGCGATGACCATGTCGGCGCGCCGGGTGTGCGCGGCCGCGCCCTCCGCACAGCGCCGATCGAGCCGGGTCTCTCCTATCATTCGGAGACCAACTTCGACCTGATGCAGCCGGCGCTGTCGATCATGGCCGACGCCTACGAAAAGCTCGGCCTGCCGTTGCGCTCGATCGAAAACGAATGGGGACCCGGCCAGGTCGAATGCACCTTTGCCCCCAAAACGGCGCTCGAAACCGCGGACAACATGCTTCTGTTCCGGACAGCCACCCGACAGGTCGCCCGACGTCTCGGCCTGTTTGCAACGTTCATGACGCGGCCCGCGGTCAAAGGCTGCGTATCGAGCGGGTGGCACCTGCATCAGTCGCTGGTCGATGTGGACGGACGCAATCTGTTCATGCCGGGCGCGAACGAAAGGCACCTCTCTTCGCTCGGGAAAACCTGGCTCGGCGGGCTCATCGAGAAGGCCGCCCCAGCGAGCCTGTTCTCGTGCCCGACGGTCAACGGCTATCGGCGCTACCGGCCGAGCTCGCTGGCGCCAGACCGCGCCTGCTGGAGCTATGACCACCGCGGCGTGATGCTGCGCGTGCTCGGCGGCCCGAACGACCCGGCAACCCGTATCGAAAACCGCGCCGGCGAGCCGATGGCCAACCCGTATCTGTTCATCGCCTCACAGATCATTGCCGGTCTCGATGGCGTCGATAACAAGCGCGATCCCGGACCGTCGGAGGAAGAGCCCTACACCGCCGACCGGCCGAAGCTGCCGGTGACGCTCGGCGATGCGCTCAAACTGGCCAGCGGCGATGCCCTCTACCGCGCCGAATTCGGGCCAGTCTTCATGGACTATTACACGCGCTTCAAGGGCACCGAACTCGGCCGCTTCGAGACCTTCCTTGCCGAGCGCGGTATCCCCGCCGGCAACGACACCACCGAGTGGGAGCAGAACGAGTACTTCGACTTCTTCTGA